In a single window of the Gemmatimonadota bacterium genome:
- a CDS encoding TetR/AcrR family transcriptional regulator, with product MPNSLHDNAKPKSGYHHGDLRAELIREGIRQLERGGIADLSLRQLAKSVGVTGSAPYRHFPDRRALLEAIAAEGYRRVAATLAPSGVRAAEGARRMVLFADEHPAWWELMAGCGGAIGPDLEEARGTFLAELVGVVERSIGGGAPEEAIRLAVAVWSALLGLVQLRAGGGVALLDATMVPEPAALAESIVTGRPMPPAGGRPR from the coding sequence ATGCCTAACTCGTTGCACGACAACGCCAAGCCGAAGTCGGGCTATCATCACGGCGATCTCCGCGCCGAGTTGATTCGCGAGGGAATCCGTCAGCTGGAGCGGGGTGGGATCGCCGACCTCTCGTTGCGGCAACTCGCCAAGAGCGTCGGCGTGACGGGGTCAGCCCCGTACCGGCACTTCCCTGACCGCCGGGCGTTGCTGGAGGCGATCGCGGCCGAGGGGTACCGGAGGGTAGCGGCGACGCTGGCGCCGAGCGGGGTCAGGGCGGCGGAAGGGGCAAGGCGGATGGTGCTCTTTGCCGATGAGCACCCGGCCTGGTGGGAGCTGATGGCGGGGTGCGGAGGGGCAATCGGCCCCGATCTCGAGGAGGCCCGAGGGACCTTTCTGGCGGAACTGGTCGGCGTGGTGGAACGGTCGATCGGTGGCGGGGCGCCCGAGGAGGCGATTCGTCTCGCCGTCGCGGTCTGGTCCGCACTCCTCGGCCTGGTACAGTTGCGGGCCGGCGGCGGGGTGGCGCTGCTCGACGCCACCATGGTGCCGGAACCGGCGGCGTTGGCCGAGTCGATCGTTACCGGCCGACCGATGCCACCAGCTGGCGGGCGACCGCGGTGA
- a CDS encoding DUF72 domain-containing protein, whose amino-acid sequence MHPSWPLPAEVAALADQLSPLIRFGCSSWTYPGWTGLIYEKPYPATGAGAKMLAEYARWPLFRTVGIDSFFYTPPSERTLASYAAALPADFRCVSKVWDRITAHTFANPKERAHFGQLNPDWLNADLFTSEVLGPMQAHFAEHIGPFVFEFQTIARTAKISAADFATRLDAFFGKLPRGIPYAVELRNQEYLSPEYFAVLRTHGVAHLFNSWTRMPSIGEQFLLHDAITADFLIARALLRPGRTYSTAVDAFSPYDRVQDENSELRGDLAALAKAALELRVPAYLIVNNRAEGSAPLTITAVARQLVASVGR is encoded by the coding sequence GTGCATCCCTCCTGGCCCCTCCCCGCCGAAGTCGCCGCCCTCGCGGATCAGCTCTCCCCGCTGATCCGCTTTGGCTGTTCCTCCTGGACGTATCCGGGGTGGACGGGGCTGATCTACGAGAAGCCGTATCCGGCAACCGGGGCTGGTGCGAAGATGCTGGCGGAGTATGCGCGCTGGCCGCTCTTCCGCACGGTGGGGATCGACTCCTTCTTCTACACGCCGCCCTCCGAGCGGACGCTGGCGAGCTATGCTGCGGCGCTCCCCGCCGACTTCCGCTGTGTCAGCAAGGTCTGGGATCGGATCACCGCGCACACCTTTGCGAATCCGAAGGAGCGGGCCCACTTCGGGCAACTGAACCCTGACTGGCTCAACGCCGACCTCTTCACCAGCGAAGTCCTCGGGCCGATGCAGGCGCATTTTGCCGAGCATATCGGGCCGTTCGTCTTCGAGTTCCAGACGATTGCGCGTACCGCCAAGATCAGCGCTGCCGACTTCGCGACGCGGCTCGATGCCTTCTTCGGGAAGCTCCCGCGCGGCATCCCCTACGCCGTCGAGCTCCGCAACCAGGAGTACCTGAGCCCGGAGTACTTTGCGGTGCTGCGGACCCACGGCGTGGCGCACCTCTTCAACAGCTGGACGCGCATGCCATCGATCGGCGAGCAGTTCCTGCTCCACGATGCCATCACGGCCGACTTCCTGATCGCCCGCGCACTGCTCCGGCCCGGACGCACCTATTCGACGGCGGTGGATGCCTTCTCGCCGTACGATCGGGTCCAGGATGAGAACAGCGAGCTGCGGGGTGACCTGGCCGCGCTCGCCAAGGCGGCCCTCGAGCTCCGGGTCCCGGCCTACCTGATCGTGAACAATCGCGCCGAGGGATCGGCGCCGCTCACGATCACCGCGGTCGCCCGCCAGCTGGTGGCATCGGTCGGCCGGTAA
- a CDS encoding 4-hydroxy-3-methylbut-2-enyl diphosphate reductase, with amino-acid sequence MESTYFRRGFGLKGEIEAQRSADYASGIVETVRANGNRLQVGPLTFRLAKEFGFCYGVDRAVDYAYETRRKFPDRRLLLVGEIIHNPHVNEKLAAMGIIFLEHNPGADFDFTDITPEDVVIIPAFGVTMKDFQRLRAIGCVLVDTTCGSVLNVWKRVDSYARDGYTAVIHGKHYHEETQATASQATKHEGGKYLVVFDMAEARMVCDVIEGKGDTTALAARFAKACSPGFDFTADLRRIGVANQTTMLSGESLAIAAELRKSLIVAYGEATIADHFRSFDTICSATQERQDAVVELLEDPLDLMLVVGGYNSSNTCALAALAESKGVRTYHIEDAEGVDPEAGTLRHQPVRTKREEILADWLGDAKIIGITAGASTPNNKIGETIARVGSMIGVEVG; translated from the coding sequence ATGGAATCCACCTACTTCCGCCGCGGCTTCGGCCTCAAGGGCGAGATCGAGGCGCAGCGTTCGGCGGACTACGCCAGCGGGATCGTCGAGACCGTCCGCGCCAACGGGAATCGGCTGCAGGTCGGCCCGCTGACCTTCCGGCTCGCCAAGGAATTCGGCTTCTGCTACGGCGTTGATCGCGCCGTCGACTATGCCTACGAGACCCGCCGCAAGTTCCCCGATCGTCGGTTGCTGCTGGTCGGCGAGATCATTCACAATCCGCACGTGAATGAGAAGCTCGCGGCGATGGGGATCATCTTCCTCGAGCACAACCCCGGCGCGGACTTCGACTTCACCGACATCACTCCCGAGGACGTGGTCATCATCCCGGCCTTCGGCGTGACGATGAAGGACTTCCAGCGGCTGCGCGCCATTGGCTGCGTCCTGGTCGACACCACCTGCGGCTCGGTGCTCAACGTCTGGAAGCGGGTCGACAGCTACGCCCGCGATGGCTACACGGCGGTGATTCACGGCAAGCACTACCACGAGGAGACGCAGGCCACGGCGTCGCAAGCGACCAAGCACGAGGGCGGGAAGTACCTGGTCGTCTTCGACATGGCCGAGGCGCGGATGGTCTGCGACGTGATCGAGGGGAAGGGCGATACGACGGCGCTGGCGGCGCGATTCGCCAAGGCGTGTTCGCCCGGCTTCGACTTCACGGCCGACCTGCGGCGGATCGGGGTCGCCAACCAGACCACGATGCTCTCGGGCGAGTCGCTGGCGATTGCCGCCGAGCTCCGGAAGTCGCTGATCGTTGCCTATGGCGAGGCGACGATCGCGGACCACTTCCGGTCGTTCGACACCATCTGTTCGGCCACCCAGGAGCGCCAGGATGCCGTCGTCGAGTTGCTCGAGGATCCGCTCGACCTGATGCTGGTGGTGGGGGGGTACAACTCGTCCAACACCTGCGCCCTCGCCGCCTTGGCCGAGAGCAAGGGCGTCCGGACGTACCATATCGAGGATGCGGAAGGGGTGGATCCGGAGGCCGGGACGCTGCGGCACCAGCCGGTTCGCACCAAGCGGGAAGAGATCCTCGCCGACTGGTTGGGTGACGCGAAGATCATCGGCATCACAGCCGGCGCCTCGACGCCCAACAACAAGATCGGCGAGACCATCGCGCGGGTGGGGTCGATGATTGGGGTCGAGGTCGGGTAA